In one window of Gadus chalcogrammus isolate NIFS_2021 chromosome 12, NIFS_Gcha_1.0, whole genome shotgun sequence DNA:
- the s1pr4 gene encoding sphingosine 1-phosphate receptor 4, whose product MTAAASASAAAAMSLIRQHYNHTGRLQNRSLLRNQSQVSVTAVVSLIVSLLIVLENLLVLVAVFSRIRHSRRWVYVCIANITFSDLLTGVAYVVNISLSGRRTFTLSPQLWLFREGMLFVALAASIFSLLLIAFERYTTMMAPLHQKSATKTYRIYMLVVLCWVLALAIGFLPLLGWNCVCDLDACSTLLPLYSKSYILFALLIFLLILLAIGVLYGAIYCHVHSNAHLGSQRSHQRSLGLLKTVVSIVGVFVVCWGPLFVLLLVDFFCVSRQCMLLSGADWFICLAVLNSALNPIIYTLGSNELRKAIAGLLFCCCVRAGLCRPTTFTSKETSSTSESRRDSLRNSFSKVRNLSVASPPSTPRKNQKGSGRKNRLSSTTTCLSVSSN is encoded by the coding sequence ATGAcggccgccgcctccgcctccgccgcTGCCGCCATGTCCCTGATCAGGCAGCACTACAACCACACGGGCCGCCTTCAGAACAGGTCCCTCCTGAGGAACCAGAGCCAGGTGAGCGTCACCGCCGTGGTGTCCCTGATCGTCAGCCTGCTCATCGTGCTGGAGAACCTTCTGGTCCTCGTCGCCGTGTTCTCGCGCATCCGCCACAGCCGCCGCTGGGTCTACGTGTGCATCGCCAACATCACCTTCAGCGACCTTCTCACCGGCGTCGCCTACGTGGTCAACATCAGCCTGTCGGGCAGGCGCACGTTCACGCTCAGCCCGCAGCTCTGGCTGTTCAGGGAGGGGATGCTGTTCGTGGCCCTGGCCGCGTCCATCTTCAGCCTGCTGCTCATCGCCTTCGAGCGTTACACCACCATGATGGCGCCGCTGCACCAGAAGTCCGCCACCAAGACCTACCGCATCTACATGCTGGTGGTGCTCTGCTGGGTGCTGGCGCTCGCCATCGGCTTCCTGCCGCTGCTGGGGTGGAACTGCGTGTGCGACCTGGACGCGTGCTCCACGCTGCTCCCGCTGTACTCGAAGAGCTACATCCTGTTcgccctcctcatcttcctgcTCATCCTCCTGGCCATCGGCGTGCTCTATGGCGCCATCTACTGTCACGTGCATAGCAACGCACACCTGGGCTCGCAGCGCAGTCACCAGCGCTCCCTGGGGCTGCTCAAGACGGTCGTGTCCATCGTGGGCGTGTTCGTGGTGTGCTGGGGGCCTctgtttgtgttgctgttggTGGATTTCTTCTGCGTCTCCCGCCAATGTATGCTTTTGTCAGGGGCCGACTGGTTCATTTGCCTTGCTGTGCTAAACTCTGCGCTGAACCCTATCATCTATACCCTGGGGAGCAACGAATTGAGGAAAGCTATCGCCGGGCTGCTGTTCTGCTGCTGCGTGAGGGCTGGCCTGTGTCGACCGACTACCTTCACCTCCAAGGAGACCAGCAGCACCTCGGAGAGCAGGAGGGACAGTCTGAGGAACAGTTTTAGTAAGGTCCGCAATCTCAGTGTAGCATCACCCCCGTCCACGCCCCGCAAGAATCAAAAGGGCTCAGGCAGAAAGAACAGGCTGAGCTCAACCACCACCTGTCTTTCAGTTTCAAGTAACTAG